The following are encoded together in the Thunnus maccoyii chromosome 18, fThuMac1.1, whole genome shotgun sequence genome:
- the LOC121884582 gene encoding trichohyalin-like produces the protein MAKRDLRTKKDFRREMEEQSFIIERLTKEMDCLREKQETLVWANKSLQKKNSAAKRAIKNMKAERQQMLDTLKEKEDQISEMSGLKEELAKSELLVTELRKMLEAQTAALVKERVEAEQSKNDWKTKHEALEKSYQQELASKERSFKVELSLKEESFKCELSEKEETFTKKLSKMEETFNLELSERKQSYENKLSEEREFSKQELSKKEESFRTQVLMMEVNFKKQLIFQQQRFKQREPIKKPTLHEEVLRREHLKMAECFKEGLDLKEQTIRELTQREETSNEEIKRLIIQNIQLQELALKKKKKKRGFWRRRSNKIEIHDGMMAAAAGQHGQQ, from the coding sequence GACTTTaggagggagatggaggaaCAGTCCTTCATAATAGAAAGACTTACAAAGGAGATGGACTGtctcagagaaaaacaagagacacTGGTTTGGGCAAACAAAAGCCTGCAGAAGAAGAACTCTGCAGCTAAACGTGccatcaaaaacatgaaagcTGAGCGCCAGCAGATGCTTGACactttaaaagagaaagaagatcAGATCTCTGAGATGAGCGGGCTGAAGGAGGAGCTGGCAAAGTCAGAACTTCTGGTCACAGAGCTCAGAAAAATGCTGGAAGCTCAGACAGCTGCCCTCGTAAAAGAGAGAGTGGAAGCTGAGCAGAGCAAAAACGATTGGAAAACCAAACATGAGGCTCTGGAGAAAAGCTACCAGCAGGAGTTGGCCTCCAAGGAGAGGAGTTTCAAGGTGGAGCTCTCTCTGAAGGAGGAGAGCTTTAAATGTGAGCTCTCCGAGAAGGAAGAGACTTTCACAAAGAAGCTCTCCAAGATGGAGGAGACTTTCAATCTTGAGCTCAGTGAGAGGAAGCAGAGCTATGAAAACAAGCTCTCTGAGGAGAGGGAGTTTTCCAAACAGGAGCTCTCTAAGAAAGAGGAGTCCTTTAGAACGCAAGTCCTCATGATGGAAGTGAATttcaaaaaacagctcattttccAACAGCAGCGTTTCAAACAGAGAGAACCTATAAAGAAACCCACTCTCCATGAGGAGGTTTTGAGAAGGGAACATCTCAAGATGGCAGAGTGCTTCAAAGAAGGGCTCGATTTAAAGGAGCAGACCATCAGAGAGTTGACCCAGCGTGAAGAGACCTCGAACGAAGAGATAAAGCGCCTGATTATTCAAAACATCCAGCTTCAGGAGCTTgccttgaaaaagaaaaagaagaagaggggcTTCTGGAGGCGTCGTAGCAACAAAATTGAAATCCATGATGGCAtgatggctgctgctgctggtcaaCATGGACAGCAGTAG